A single genomic interval of Croceibacter atlanticus HTCC2559 harbors:
- a CDS encoding DUF6660 family protein — protein sequence MKIFTVILSIYFLALNFAPCSDTTSDSDDTQIEFSQTTDANHDHSDSDLCSPFCNCHCCHVHTINFGLVAFEPFQGPISNEILTSFQHHGKDFHTSLFQPPRA from the coding sequence GTGAAAATATTTACAGTCATACTATCTATTTATTTCTTGGCGCTCAACTTTGCGCCTTGTAGTGATACCACTTCTGATAGTGATGATACTCAAATAGAATTTTCACAAACAACAGATGCAAACCACGACCACAGCGATAGCGATCTATGCTCGCCTTTCTGCAATTGTCATTGTTGTCACGTCCATACGATTAACTTCGGTTTAGTGGCTTTTGAACCTTTTCAAGGTCCAATTTCAAATGAAATCCTTACTTCTTTTCAACATCACGGCAAGGATTTCCATACTTCCCTTTTTCAACCACCAAGGGCATAA
- a CDS encoding efflux RND transporter periplasmic adaptor subunit: MNKNILYIAIAVIIGLGAGWLIFGNGSSDTMANKDISDMSDQHDHSGESADQMWTCSMHPQIMQPEAGDCPICGMDLIPAEAGAEGLAANEIKMTENAMALANIQTTIVGNAETSDDDGMISLSGKIAANEENNTVQSSYFKGRIERLNVNYEGQQVNRGQLLATIYAPDLVAAQQELITAASLKASQPALYKAVRNKLKNWKLSDTQINAIEESGTVRENFPIYATVSGTVSEVMAAQGDYVNQGEPIVKLSNLNSVWAEFDAYENQIAQFNVGQKINITTNAYPNKEFEGTISFIDPILNNTTRTVTVRATLQNRDDLFKPGMFVTGKVKGATQTMENTLSVPASAVLWTGERSLVYVKTNPNEPVFEMREVTLGNRSGDNYQVSAGLNNGDEIVTNGTFTVDAAAQLQGKKSMMNQQMMQDESAMMGDMEMSFDEGFSSDFNEALPSYLKMKDALVESDAGQVSNFAKATSKKLKEISTSDLGKMEKQHLTKSIEMLDAIATNENLENQRAHFVILNENIVPIAMNIENSTNYYVQKCPMANNNKGAVWLSTEEEIRNPYYGDAMLTCGSVIDSL; encoded by the coding sequence ATGAACAAGAACATTTTATATATAGCAATAGCCGTAATAATAGGTTTGGGCGCAGGCTGGCTCATTTTTGGAAACGGGTCAAGTGATACTATGGCAAATAAGGATATATCCGATATGTCCGATCAACACGACCACTCTGGCGAGAGTGCAGACCAGATGTGGACGTGCTCAATGCATCCACAGATTATGCAACCAGAAGCTGGCGATTGTCCTATATGTGGAATGGACTTAATTCCTGCTGAAGCTGGTGCTGAAGGTCTCGCTGCAAACGAGATAAAAATGACTGAAAACGCAATGGCGTTGGCAAATATCCAAACCACCATTGTAGGTAATGCAGAAACAAGCGATGATGATGGGATGATATCCCTTTCGGGAAAAATAGCTGCAAACGAAGAAAACAATACCGTACAATCCAGTTATTTTAAAGGCAGAATAGAACGACTTAACGTCAACTATGAAGGTCAGCAAGTAAACCGTGGTCAGTTACTGGCAACCATTTACGCACCAGACCTTGTAGCGGCACAGCAGGAATTGATTACCGCAGCATCGTTGAAAGCATCGCAACCTGCTTTATACAAAGCCGTTCGCAACAAGCTCAAAAACTGGAAACTTTCAGATACACAAATCAATGCCATAGAAGAAAGTGGAACGGTACGTGAGAATTTCCCGATTTATGCGACGGTTTCCGGAACGGTTTCAGAAGTAATGGCAGCACAGGGCGATTACGTAAATCAAGGGGAACCTATTGTAAAGTTGAGCAACCTAAATTCTGTCTGGGCAGAATTCGATGCTTATGAAAATCAGATAGCACAGTTCAATGTTGGGCAAAAAATCAACATTACGACCAATGCCTATCCAAACAAAGAATTTGAAGGCACTATTTCTTTTATTGACCCTATTTTAAATAATACAACACGTACAGTAACGGTGCGAGCAACACTTCAAAATAGAGACGACCTATTTAAGCCAGGAATGTTTGTGACGGGCAAGGTTAAAGGCGCAACGCAAACTATGGAAAATACACTTTCCGTGCCTGCAAGTGCTGTGTTATGGACGGGCGAGCGCTCATTGGTATATGTGAAAACCAATCCTAATGAACCTGTATTTGAAATGCGTGAAGTAACCTTGGGCAATCGCTCTGGCGACAATTACCAAGTATCGGCTGGACTGAATAATGGCGATGAAATCGTTACCAATGGAACATTTACAGTAGATGCAGCTGCGCAACTACAAGGTAAAAAATCAATGATGAATCAGCAGATGATGCAGGATGAATCAGCTATGATGGGCGATATGGAAATGAGTTTCGACGAAGGGTTTAGTTCTGATTTTAATGAAGCATTACCATCATATCTCAAAATGAAAGATGCATTGGTAGAAAGCGATGCTGGTCAGGTTTCCAATTTCGCGAAAGCGACATCAAAAAAATTAAAGGAAATTTCTACATCGGATTTAGGCAAAATGGAAAAGCAACATCTTACCAAAAGTATCGAGATGCTGGATGCCATTGCAACCAATGAAAATCTGGAAAACCAGCGAGCACATTTTGTGATACTTAATGAGAATATCGTGCCTATTGCTATGAACATAGAAAACTCAACAAATTATTATGTCCAAAAATGCCCAATGGCAAACAACAATAAGGGTGCAGTTTGGTTGAGTACAGAAGAAGAAATAAGAAATCCATATTACGGTGATGCAATGTTGACTTGTGGCAGTGTGATTGATTCATTGTGA
- a CDS encoding DUF305 domain-containing protein, whose translation MNSNEHTNSGKSKNHYTRFVAMLACSFVAMYITMYLNTYEWDHVWFSLTRFYMVCLGIAAMAIIMFVAMRGMYQNKKKNIAIVLGSIVLFVGALGLVRDQKSTVGDILWMKAMIPHHSIAILTSERADIEDPEVKKLAEEIIKAQRREIAEMKEMIERLENEK comes from the coding sequence ATGAATTCAAATGAACACACAAATTCAGGAAAATCTAAAAATCACTATACACGTTTTGTAGCGATGTTGGCTTGCTCTTTTGTAGCAATGTACATTACGATGTATTTAAACACCTATGAATGGGACCACGTTTGGTTTAGCCTAACGAGATTTTATATGGTCTGCCTTGGTATCGCAGCTATGGCCATCATTATGTTTGTGGCAATGCGTGGAATGTATCAAAATAAAAAAAAGAATATCGCCATAGTCTTGGGAAGTATCGTTCTCTTTGTAGGTGCATTGGGACTGGTACGCGACCAAAAATCCACCGTAGGCGATATTCTTTGGATGAAAGCAATGATACCACACCATTCCATTGCAATTCTAACAAGTGAACGAGCTGATATTGAAGACCCAGAAGTCAAAAAATTGGCTGAAGAAATCATAAAAGCACAACGTAGGGAAATTGCCGAAATGAAAGAAATGATTGAACGTTTAGAAAACGAAAAATAA
- a CDS encoding PepSY domain-containing protein: protein MVNRKTAKWIRKAHRYLGIFLGIQFLMWTISGMYFSWTNIDEIHGDHFKKAAPVQTSFNDLLGTAQLAVIEPVQSLELLEIANEPYYWINEAQLYNARTGQMKNGISKEEAQQVASRYMLNDLEIVKIQLVDSVGPHHEYRGRPLPAYEISYETPQNLKAYVAVENGAFQTVRHRDWRWFDFLWMTHTMDYQGRDNFNTLLLRAFSLLGLITVLSGFVLWYISSPSIRKLKKKIK from the coding sequence ATGGTGAACAGAAAAACAGCGAAATGGATTAGAAAAGCGCACCGCTATTTGGGTATCTTTTTAGGTATTCAGTTTCTGATGTGGACGATTAGCGGGATGTATTTCAGTTGGACGAACATTGACGAGATACACGGCGACCATTTTAAGAAAGCTGCACCTGTGCAGACCTCATTTAATGATTTGCTCGGCACAGCCCAACTTGCTGTAATAGAACCTGTACAATCCTTGGAACTACTGGAAATAGCAAATGAACCTTACTATTGGATTAATGAAGCACAGCTTTACAATGCAAGAACGGGACAAATGAAAAATGGAATTTCTAAAGAAGAGGCACAACAAGTTGCAAGTAGGTATATGTTGAACGATTTAGAAATAGTAAAAATTCAATTAGTCGATTCTGTTGGGCCACATCACGAATATCGCGGTCGCCCACTTCCAGCTTATGAAATCTCGTATGAGACACCACAAAATTTAAAAGCCTATGTGGCGGTTGAGAATGGCGCTTTTCAAACGGTGAGACACAGGGATTGGCGCTGGTTTGATTTTCTATGGATGACCCATACAATGGATTATCAGGGAAGGGATAATTTCAACACGTTGTTGTTAAGGGCATTTTCACTTTTGGGATTGATAACTGTCTTAAGCGGTTTCGTTTTGTGGTATATCAGTTCCCCATCAATCAGAAAACTAAAAAAGAAGATTAAATAA
- a CDS encoding DUF2911 domain-containing protein: MKYKILIILLVVAVSGCKNEEKNNPKIETEHNHTRSEPKSENKKTLSPHTSAMAMIGDAHIHIDYSSPGVRNRIIFGGLLAYDQVWQAGAHMATWLETNKDLEIDGKELKAGKYGFFVIPNQEEWTVIFNRNWNQHGKDDYTENDDVLRFKVTPQISEDIKEHLEYKVNKTTETSGTISMSWEKVTIEFPFEIK, encoded by the coding sequence ATGAAATATAAAATTTTGATAATCCTATTGGTAGTTGCTGTCAGCGGATGTAAAAACGAAGAAAAGAACAATCCCAAAATAGAGACAGAACACAATCATACTCGAAGTGAGCCTAAATCCGAGAACAAAAAAACTTTAAGCCCACATACATCGGCAATGGCGATGATAGGTGATGCACATATTCATATAGATTATTCGTCGCCAGGCGTGAGGAATAGAATTATTTTCGGTGGTTTATTGGCATACGACCAAGTCTGGCAGGCTGGTGCCCATATGGCTACTTGGCTGGAAACAAATAAGGATTTAGAAATTGACGGTAAAGAATTGAAAGCCGGGAAATATGGGTTTTTTGTAATTCCGAATCAGGAAGAATGGACTGTCATTTTCAACAGGAATTGGAACCAACACGGTAAGGACGACTATACTGAAAATGATGATGTATTACGATTTAAAGTGACACCTCAAATTTCCGAAGACATCAAGGAACATTTAGAGTATAAAGTTAACAAAACAACTGAGACTTCAGGAACAATCTCAATGAGTTGGGAAAAAGTCACGATTGAATTTCCTTTTGAAATAAAGTAA
- a CDS encoding heavy metal translocating P-type ATPase: MKHTYHIHGMTCNGCRNHVEQTLSKIEGVTNASVDLEKAEATIEMQAHIPIEKFQDALKADGGRYSIHQNGEHHHTHDKKKVEQPKAKGTGTFYCPMHCEGDKTYDQPGDCPVCGMDLVEEVNLKATSNTQYTCPMHPEIVKDELGSCPICGMDLVPMEPDLSAEEKTYKNLLKKFWIAVAFTLPIFIIAMSEMLPNNPLYDVLELKYWNWIQFALSIPVVFYATWMFFERAYRSIKTWNLNMFTLIGIGAGVAWLFSVFGMLVPDFFPNQFKTEAGTVHVYFEAATVILTLVLLGQVLEARAHSKTNSAVKELLKLAPNKAVKVVDGEEQEVAIDEIELGDILRVKPGDKIPVDGVITEGETSIDESMITGEPIPVNKSTDDKVSSGTINGNQSFLMKAEKVGSDTLLSQIIQMVNDASRSRAPIQKLADTVSGYFVPIVVIIAAVTFGVWAIWGPEPAYVYALVNAIAVLIIACPCALGLATPMSVMVGVGKGAQNGVLIKNAEALEKMDKVDTLIVDKTGTITEGKPTVETVGSFDSKITENEVLQFIASLNSQSEHPLAEATVKYGKEQNAEFLKADGFNAVTGKGVEGKVNGNEVALGNAKMMEQANATLTEAMENEAQSYQKQGKTVSYLAIDANIVGYVVIGDKIKETSAKAIKDLQNKGIAVIMLTGDNHDTAKAVADELNLADFQASMLPENKLQEVEKLQEQGKVVAMAGDGINDAPALAKSDVGIAMGTGTDVAIESAAITLVKGDLHGIVKARNLSDAVMRNIKQNLFFAMIYNTLGIPIAAGLLYPFFGILLSPMIAALAMSFSSVSVIANSLRLKSKNI, encoded by the coding sequence ATGAAACACACCTATCACATACACGGAATGACCTGCAATGGTTGCCGAAACCACGTCGAACAGACGCTTTCCAAAATCGAAGGTGTAACTAATGCATCTGTCGATTTAGAAAAAGCCGAAGCGACCATAGAAATGCAAGCACATATTCCCATCGAAAAATTTCAAGATGCTCTAAAAGCGGACGGTGGGCGATACAGTATCCATCAGAATGGTGAACACCATCATACCCACGATAAGAAGAAAGTTGAACAACCTAAAGCCAAAGGAACGGGAACGTTCTATTGCCCGATGCATTGCGAGGGCGATAAAACCTATGACCAACCAGGCGACTGTCCTGTTTGCGGAATGGATTTAGTTGAAGAAGTTAATCTAAAGGCTACTTCCAACACCCAATATACCTGCCCGATGCATCCCGAAATTGTAAAAGACGAACTGGGAAGCTGTCCAATCTGTGGGATGGATTTAGTGCCTATGGAACCCGACCTTTCCGCAGAGGAAAAGACCTATAAAAATCTACTGAAAAAGTTCTGGATAGCGGTCGCTTTCACATTGCCCATTTTTATCATTGCAATGTCCGAAATGCTGCCCAACAATCCGTTATATGATGTTTTAGAATTAAAATATTGGAATTGGATTCAATTTGCACTTTCCATTCCTGTGGTATTCTACGCCACTTGGATGTTTTTTGAACGTGCCTATCGAAGTATTAAAACGTGGAACCTAAATATGTTTACGCTTATCGGTATCGGTGCAGGCGTTGCTTGGCTATTTAGTGTGTTCGGAATGCTCGTGCCTGATTTTTTCCCAAACCAATTTAAGACCGAAGCAGGTACGGTTCACGTCTATTTTGAGGCGGCAACGGTCATTTTAACTTTGGTATTGCTTGGGCAGGTTCTTGAAGCCCGTGCTCATAGCAAGACAAATTCCGCAGTCAAAGAACTTTTAAAATTGGCACCGAATAAGGCTGTAAAAGTAGTTGATGGCGAAGAACAGGAAGTAGCCATCGATGAAATCGAATTGGGTGATATTCTGCGTGTGAAGCCGGGCGATAAGATTCCCGTAGATGGTGTAATTACCGAAGGCGAAACTTCCATCGATGAATCGATGATTACAGGCGAACCCATTCCCGTAAACAAATCTACCGATGATAAAGTAAGTAGTGGCACAATCAACGGTAATCAATCCTTTTTGATGAAAGCTGAAAAGGTTGGATCTGACACCTTGTTATCACAGATTATACAGATGGTCAATGATGCCAGTCGTAGCCGTGCGCCAATTCAGAAATTAGCAGATACCGTTTCAGGATATTTCGTGCCAATCGTGGTCATTATCGCTGCTGTGACATTCGGCGTTTGGGCAATTTGGGGCCCAGAACCAGCCTATGTATATGCCTTGGTCAATGCCATTGCCGTATTGATTATTGCCTGTCCGTGTGCTTTGGGGCTTGCGACACCAATGTCCGTAATGGTCGGTGTTGGTAAAGGGGCACAGAATGGGGTGCTTATCAAAAATGCCGAAGCCCTTGAAAAAATGGATAAGGTAGATACCTTAATTGTTGACAAAACAGGAACGATAACCGAAGGCAAACCAACGGTCGAGACGGTAGGTTCTTTTGATAGTAAAATAACTGAAAACGAAGTGCTACAATTTATTGCTTCCCTTAACAGTCAAAGTGAACATCCGCTGGCAGAAGCCACCGTAAAATATGGAAAAGAACAAAACGCAGAGTTTTTAAAAGCAGATGGATTCAACGCAGTTACCGGAAAGGGTGTTGAAGGTAAAGTGAACGGCAATGAAGTGGCTTTGGGCAACGCCAAAATGATGGAACAGGCAAATGCCACGCTTACCGAAGCTATGGAAAATGAGGCACAATCCTATCAAAAACAAGGAAAGACCGTTTCCTATCTCGCCATTGATGCTAACATCGTTGGTTATGTGGTCATAGGTGACAAAATAAAGGAAACGAGCGCAAAAGCTATCAAGGATTTGCAGAATAAGGGAATTGCGGTCATTATGCTTACTGGTGATAATCACGACACCGCCAAAGCTGTCGCAGATGAACTTAACCTTGCAGATTTTCAAGCAAGTATGCTACCGGAAAACAAATTACAGGAAGTCGAGAAATTACAAGAGCAAGGCAAGGTGGTTGCAATGGCAGGCGACGGCATCAACGACGCACCTGCATTAGCTAAAAGTGATGTAGGTATCGCTATGGGAACAGGTACGGATGTTGCCATTGAGAGTGCAGCCATTACCTTGGTGAAAGGCGATTTACACGGTATCGTAAAGGCAAGAAACCTAAGTGATGCAGTAATGCGAAATATCAAACAAAACCTCTTTTTTGCAATGATTTATAACACGCTGGGTATCCCGATTGCGGCAGGACTATTGTACCCGTTTTTCGGAATACTCTTATCGCCAATGATTGCGGCTTTAGCGATGAGCTTTAGTTCGGTTTCGGTAATCGCCAACTCATTACGTTTAAAAAGTAAAAACATATAA
- a CDS encoding permease produces MNDFLKQWGEAAYTTTGFFWMALWAFILGYIISSMIQVFVTEKRMQKTMGENEKKSVLLGTFFGFISSSCSFAALASTKSIFKKGASFVSSIAFLLASTNLVIELGIIISIFLGWQFVVGEYVGGILLILICWVLIRIINPKKLIEKARKNLEGQDDDEMEDSKDWKKQIQQEDSWARVAKKYKMEWQMVWKDVTVGFTIAGIVAAFVPDSFFQTLFINSGQGKTDFTFLEVMEHIVVGPVAAFLTFIGSMGNIPLAALLFGKGVSFAGVMAFIFSDLVVFPVLRINAKYYGWKMSFFIVFLLFTALIGTSLALHYSFDLLSILPDPSQVKIQDKEHFKIDYTFYLNIAFLAISAYLVYLGFFKKKDVEHSMSEMAPKSPLLESVLKYVAIACYIWLAGGLITKFLIL; encoded by the coding sequence ATGAATGATTTTTTGAAACAATGGGGCGAAGCCGCCTATACCACCACCGGATTTTTCTGGATGGCGCTTTGGGCATTCATATTGGGTTACATCATCAGTAGTATGATACAAGTTTTCGTGACCGAAAAACGGATGCAGAAAACAATGGGCGAGAACGAGAAGAAAAGTGTACTTCTTGGGACATTTTTTGGTTTTATAAGCAGTTCGTGCAGCTTTGCCGCACTCGCTTCTACCAAGTCCATTTTTAAGAAAGGTGCAAGCTTTGTATCATCCATTGCATTTTTACTTGCATCTACAAACCTTGTCATTGAGCTTGGTATAATCATTTCCATTTTCTTGGGATGGCAGTTTGTAGTGGGCGAATATGTGGGTGGTATTTTACTCATACTCATTTGTTGGGTTCTCATTCGCATTATCAATCCCAAAAAGCTCATCGAAAAAGCACGGAAAAATCTTGAAGGGCAGGATGATGATGAAATGGAAGATTCCAAAGACTGGAAAAAACAGATTCAACAGGAAGATAGCTGGGCAAGGGTCGCCAAGAAATATAAGATGGAATGGCAAATGGTCTGGAAGGATGTAACCGTAGGCTTTACCATTGCAGGTATCGTTGCCGCCTTCGTCCCAGATTCGTTTTTCCAAACGCTGTTTATAAATAGTGGTCAAGGTAAAACCGATTTTACCTTTCTCGAAGTTATGGAACATATTGTTGTGGGTCCGGTTGCGGCATTTTTAACTTTTATCGGCTCGATGGGAAACATTCCATTGGCAGCTTTGTTGTTTGGTAAAGGTGTGAGTTTTGCAGGTGTAATGGCATTTATTTTTAGTGATTTGGTAGTTTTTCCCGTACTACGCATCAATGCAAAATACTATGGCTGGAAAATGTCGTTTTTTATCGTATTCCTATTGTTTACAGCATTGATCGGTACGTCTCTTGCGCTTCATTATAGTTTTGATTTGTTGAGCATATTACCAGATCCATCACAGGTAAAAATACAAGACAAAGAACATTTCAAAATTGATTACACCTTCTATTTGAATATTGCTTTCCTCGCAATTTCAGCGTATCTGGTTTATCTCGGATTTTTCAAGAAAAAAGATGTGGAACACTCAATGAGTGAAATGGCACCAAAGAGCCCTTTGCTTGAAAGTGTATTAAAATATGTTGCTATCGCTTGCTATATCTGGCTGGCAGGTGGTTTAATCACTAAATTTTTAATTCTATGA
- a CDS encoding heme-binding domain-containing protein has product MKFLKIIAWLALVAFIVIQFFPTTLNERDTVPQSDFMVENQVPATIKNRLQVSCYDCHSNNTDYPWYSKIQPSAWYLEDHIQEGKDELNFNEWAEYSDRRKNSKLRSIISQIEEDEMPLDSYTLIHRDAILSDEDKTLIVDFITALKDSLE; this is encoded by the coding sequence TTGAAGTTTTTAAAAATCATAGCGTGGCTTGCCCTTGTGGCATTTATTGTGATTCAGTTCTTTCCAACAACCCTGAACGAGAGAGATACTGTACCGCAAAGTGATTTTATGGTCGAAAATCAAGTGCCTGCAACGATAAAAAATAGGTTGCAGGTTTCTTGCTACGATTGCCACAGCAATAATACAGATTATCCGTGGTATAGTAAGATACAGCCTTCGGCTTGGTATCTGGAAGACCACATACAAGAAGGTAAGGACGAACTTAATTTTAATGAATGGGCAGAGTATTCAGACAGGCGAAAGAATAGTAAACTTCGGTCTATCATAAGCCAAATTGAAGAAGATGAAATGCCCTTGGATTCTTATACACTCATTCACAGGGATGCAATTCTTTCAGATGAAGATAAGACGTTGATAGTAGATTTTATAACAGCGTTAAAAGACAGTTTGGAATAA
- a CDS encoding DUF3347 domain-containing protein yields MKTVKRTIGTMALAAIMVLTVSCKDGNKNEPAAPMSNEMHQESMDDKDNMAMNNNQDAKAVLQDYFKLKDALVETNNDKAKQLGATLASTLGSFDASSYSDNEQQELKDILEDAIEHAEHISESDMAHQREHFKILSKDVTDMVAITGTEMKIYEQFCPMYNNNEGGAWLSMNEEIRNPYFGDKMLKCGKVQREIN; encoded by the coding sequence ATGAAAACAGTAAAAAGAACAATAGGTACAATGGCACTTGCTGCTATAATGGTGTTAACGGTTTCCTGCAAGGATGGAAACAAAAATGAACCTGCTGCACCTATGAGCAACGAGATGCACCAAGAATCTATGGATGACAAAGACAATATGGCAATGAATAACAACCAAGATGCAAAAGCAGTCCTACAAGACTACTTTAAACTAAAAGATGCACTTGTCGAGACGAATAATGACAAAGCAAAACAATTGGGTGCCACGCTGGCAAGCACTTTAGGCAGTTTTGATGCATCGAGCTATTCAGATAACGAGCAACAAGAACTCAAGGATATTTTGGAAGACGCAATTGAACACGCAGAACACATTTCAGAAAGTGATATGGCACACCAACGTGAGCACTTTAAGATATTAAGCAAGGATGTTACCGATATGGTTGCCATTACCGGAACTGAGATGAAGATATACGAGCAATTCTGCCCTATGTATAATAATAATGAGGGTGGTGCTTGGCTTAGTATGAACGAAGAAATAAGAAACCCTTATTTCGGTGACAAAATGTTGAAATGCGGTAAAGTACAGCGAGAAATCAACTAA